ACTCCTTCCGCACCCTGCCGATGCTGGTCCCGTACGCCGAGATGTTCCTGAGCGCCTGCCGCGTGGGCGACAGCACCGAGCTGACCCTGGCCTGCCGCGACCGGCCGGGCGCCCGGGAGAAGGCCGAGGCGCTCCTGGACGACGTCGCCGAGGCCCTGAGCTCCGCCTGAGCCGGCGATCCGCTCCCGGCGGTCGCCTCCGTCCCGGCAGGCGAACCAGGTCCCGGCAGGCGATTCCGCCTCTGCGGGCGACCCGGTCCCGCCGGGCGCTCCTGCCTCGGCACGGTGCGACTGACCCTCGCCGTGGCCGCCCTCCTCCCCGACCTGAGGCACACCGCCTGCATGGTCGCCTGCCGGGTCGCCGCGAGCGCTCCGGCCCAGGCGACCCCACCCGGTCACGAAAGCCCCAGCCGCAGCCCTGCCCCACCTGCCCAGCCCCAGCCCTTGCCCCGACCGGACCCGAGGTCCGGTCCACCACCCACCCGAAGGACGACCCCGTATGTCCCTGGACCAGAGAACCGAGCCCCCGGCGTCCGCGGCGGACCCGACCCCCGTGGCGGAGCCCGTACCCGCGGTGGACCCGACGCCGCCGGCGGACCGTTCCCCGGCGACGAACGCCGGCCCGGCGGAGCCGGCTCCCGAGGCCGACGCGCTTCCCGGGGCCTCCGGGGCCGACGCGCCTTCCGGGACCTCCGGGACCTCCGGGACCTCCGGGGCCTCCGGGGCCGACGCGCCTTCCGGGGCCGAGGCGCCTTCCGGGGCCGAGGCGGCTCCCGCCGCGGACCGAGGCGGTCCGGCGGCGGTCCGTGACCCGGCGGCCGCCGCGGCCACCCGCACCGCGATCCTCACCATCGCCGTGGCCGTGGGCGGCGCCTTCGTCGCCCAGCTCGACACCACCATCGTCAACGTCTCGCTGGCCGACACCTCCGCCCGCTTCGGTGCCATCACCCAGGTCCAGTGGGTCGTCACCGCCTACCTGCTGGCCCTGGTCGCCCTGATGCCGGCCGCGGGCTGGCTGGCCTCCCGTTTCGGCACCCGCCGCACCTTCGTCGCCTCCGTCGCCGTGTTCGGGATCGGCTCGGCGGCCTGCGCCTTCAGCACGACGCTCCCCGAACTGATCGCCTCGCGCGCCCTGTCCGGTGCCGCCGCGGGCGTGCTGGTCCCGGTCGCCACGATCCTGCTCACCAGCGGCATGCCCCGTGAACGCCTCGGCCAGGTCCAGGCGCTGAACGGCAGCGTCATGCTGATCAGCCCGCTGCTCGGCCCCACCGTCGGCGGCCTCCTGGTCAACGCCTGGGACTGGTGGGCGGTCTACGCCGTCAACATCCCGCTGTGTGCCGTGCTGTTGGTGGTGGCGCTGCGCCGCGTCCGCAAGGACGCCCCCGCCGTCGCGGGCGGTGGCCGCCCGCTCGACGTGCTGGGGCTGCTGACCGCCGCCGCCTGCACGGTCGGTGTGGTCCTCGCCGTGCACGCCTTCTCCGAGACGGGTCTGTCCGCCAGCCCCGCCTCCCTGATCCCGCTGGTGGTGGGCCTGGCGAGCGGCGCCGTCTTCGTACGTCACCAACTGCGCACCGCCACACCGCTGCTGGACCTGCGCCTGTTCGCGCACCGCGTCTACCGCACGGCCGCGATCAACATCTTCTGCCTCGGCTTCGTCCTCTTCTCCCCGATGATGCTGATCCCGCTGTACTTCGAGTCGGCACGCGGCGAGAGCGCCGTCACCACGGGTCTGCTGATGTCGGC
The DNA window shown above is from Streptomyces sp. NBC_00247 and carries:
- a CDS encoding DHA2 family efflux MFS transporter permease subunit, with the protein product MSLDQRTEPPASAADPTPVAEPVPAVDPTPPADRSPATNAGPAEPAPEADALPGASGADAPSGTSGTSGTSGASGADAPSGAEAPSGAEAAPAADRGGPAAVRDPAAAAATRTAILTIAVAVGGAFVAQLDTTIVNVSLADTSARFGAITQVQWVVTAYLLALVALMPAAGWLASRFGTRRTFVASVAVFGIGSAACAFSTTLPELIASRALSGAAAGVLVPVATILLTSGMPRERLGQVQALNGSVMLISPLLGPTVGGLLVNAWDWWAVYAVNIPLCAVLLVVALRRVRKDAPAVAGGGRPLDVLGLLTAAACTVGVVLAVHAFSETGLSASPASLIPLVVGLASGAVFVRHQLRTATPLLDLRLFAHRVYRTAAINIFCLGFVLFSPMMLIPLYFESARGESAVTTGLLMSAGGTGVVVAGLACRPIMKKIGGGTTVVIGIVLTMLATVPLTALSSSTSYVLLCAAIAVRGLGTGLTIVPAMTRAFESVEPRSIPDASTQLNLVQRIGGTFALAVVTVVLDRAAHSHHGLVPAAFADSFGLLLAVYALTLAPAVALLIADRREKAARAAALQ